The sequence ACATTGCGACGTACCGCATGGGTGAACTGCCCCATGCCGATAGACGCGCTGTCCCCATCGCCGGACACGCCCACGTAAATCAGGTCCCGGTTCGCCAAATTGGCACCGGTCGCTACCGACGGCATACGTCCGTGAACCGAGTTAAAACCGTGGGATTTACCGAGAAAATAGGTCGGGGTTTTCGAACTGCAACCGATACCGGACAGCTTGGCAACACGGTGCGGCGGAATCGACAGTTCAAAGCAGGCCTGCACAATCGCGGCACTGATGGAGTCATGACCGCAGCCAGCGCAAAGCGTGGAAATGGCGCCTTCGTAATCGCGGCGGGTATAACCCAGTTCATTAGTCGGTTGTTCGGGATGACGAAACGCGGGACGCAGGTAACTCATCAGCCATTCTCCTTAGCCGCACGCAGCGGTTGGACTTTATTTTCGTCGAGCTGTTGGCGAATTTCTTTCTCGATCTGGCGGGCAGTAATCGGCATCCCGCCATAGTTGAGAATCGGAATGAGGCTTCGCGGCGAGATCAGCAGCTCATTGACCAACAGCGTACGCATCTGTGCATCGCGGTTCTGCTCTACCAGAAACAGCGTGTCGTGCTCGGCAATGAACTTGTCGACGGAGGCATCGAAAGGGAAGGCACGCAGACGGAGACTGTCGACGGTAATGCCGCTGTCGCTCAGGGCAGCGACCGCTTCGAGTGTGGCATCGCGGCTGGTGCCGAAATAAATCACCCCGACTTTGCTGCCCTGCCCAATCACTTCGGCGTCAGGCACATAGGTCTTGGCCGTATCCCACTTTTTCAGCAGGCGCTGCATATTGTATTCATAGGCTGCACTGTCTTCGGTGTACACCGCGTATTCATCCCGCGACGTGCCACGGGTAAAGAAAGCGCCTTTCTCCGGGTGCGTGCCAGGATAGGTGCGATAGGGAATGCCGTCACCATCGCTGTCCAGGTAGCGACCAAAGCGCTCACTCATCGCTTCCAGCTGCTCGCTGGTGTAAACCTTGCCGCGCTGGTACTCACGCGAGTCGTCCCACTTCAGCGGTGGCGACATGCTGTCGTTCATGCCCAGATCGAGATCATTCATGATGATCACTGGCGTCTGGAGCTGCTCGGCAAGGTCGAAGGCCTCAGCGCCCATATCGAAGCATTCGGCGGGCGTCGAGGGGAACAGCAATACGTGCTTGGTATCGCCGTGCGACGCGTAGGCGCAGGCCATAATGTCAGACTGTTGGGTGCGCGTGGGCATACCTGTTGACGGCCCCGCCCGCTGCACATTCACCAGCACGCAGGGAATCTCGGCAAAGTAGGCCAATCCGAGGAATTCGCTCATCAAGGAAATGCCGGGGCCGCTGGTCGCCGTAAACGAACGGGCGCCATTCCAGCTCGCACCGATCACCATTCCAATGGCCGCCAGCTCATCTTCGGCCTGCACAATGGCGTAGTGTTTATTGCCGCTGGCGGGGTCGATACGCAGTCGGCGACAGTACTTGTCGAAGGCATCGACTACCGAGGTGGATGGGGTAATCGGATACCAGGCCGCAACGCTGGCGCCACCGTAAATCGCACCCAGTGCCACGGCGGTATTGCCGTCCAGCAGAATCTGATCACCGACGGCATCGCGGCGTTCAACGCGAATCCCCAGCGGGCATTCAAAATTGTCCCGGGCGTAGTGATAGCCCAATTCCAGCGCGCGCACGTTTGGCGTAATCAGTTTTTCCTTGCCTCGAAACTGATCTGAAACCAGCGTGGTAAGCACGTCAAACTCGATATCAAGCAGCGCTGACAGGGCACCCACATAGATCACATTGCGAAACAGTTGCTGCTGGCGCGGATCGCTGAATTCCCGCTGGCAGAGGTCACGCAGGGGAATACCGATAAACTGCACGTCGCTGCGCATCAGGCGCAGGTCGAGCGGTTTACTGGAGTCGTAAAGAAAGTAACCGCCCGGTTCCAGTTCCTGAATATCCTTGGCCATGCTCTGCGGGTTCACACAGACCATCATATCCACGCCGCCGCGTCGCCCGAGAAAACCCTTCTCATTCACCCGCACTTCGTACCAGGTGGGCAGGCCCTGAATATTCGAGGGAAAGATATTTTTGGGGCTGACCGGCAGCCCCATACGAAACAGCGCCTTGGCAAACATATTGTTGGCACTGGCCGAGCCGGTGCCGTTGACGTTGGCAAACTTGATAACGAAATCGTTAACCGCTTCTATACGCTTCATCTCAGACACCCTGCCCCGCCTTGGTCACACTGTAATAGAACTTCTGCATATCCCAGGCAGCGGTTGGACAGCGCTCCGCGCAAAGCCCGCAGTGCAGGCAGACGTTTTCGTCTTTGATCATGGCCCGACCTGTGCGCAGATCGTCTGATACATACAGACTCTGCTCGTTATTATTGGCCGGCATTTTCAGCACCTGACGCAGGGCATCCTCGGGATCTTCCTCGTCATTCACCGCAAACGTGAGGCAGTCCGTCGGGCAGATATCGATACAGGCATCGCACTCTATACACAGCTTTTCGCTGAACACCGTCTGCACATCGCAGTTCAGGCAGCGCTGCGCTTCGTTAAAGGCGGTGGTGGCATCGAAGCCAAGTTCGACTTCCAGTCGGCGATCACTGAGGGTTTTATCCAGCTCTGCCTGCGGCACCACATAGCGTGTATCGGTTTCAATGCCGCTGTCGTAGCTCCATTCGTGAATCCCCATTTTCTGACTGACCAGACTCACCCCCGGTAGTGGCCGGTCGGTGAGCGATTCGCCGTTGCAGAACAGGTCAATGGAAATCGCGGCTTGATGACCATGGGCCACCGCAGTGATGACATTTTCCGGCCCAAAGGCCGCATCACCACCGAAGAACACCTTGGGATTGGTGGACTGGAAGGTCACAGCATCGACCTCCGGCAACTCCCACTTGCCGAATTCAATGCCGATATCCCGCTCAATCCACGGGAAAGCATTTTCCTGGCCGATGGCAATCAATACGTCGTCGCAGGCCATATCGACCGGCGGCTCGCCCGTGGGAATCAGCTCGCGGCGACCGCTGTCGTAAACCGCCTTCACCTTTTCAAAACGCATACCCACCAGGCGGCTATTCTCAATAAGGAACGCCTTGGGCACATGGTTATCGTAAATGGGGATGCCCTCGTGCTGGGCATCTTCTTTCTCCCAGGGTGAGGCTTTCATTTCTTCAAAGGGACTGCGTACAACTACTCGCACATCCTCGCCACCCAGGCGACGTGCGGTGCGACAGCAATCCATCGCGGTGTTACCACCGCCGAGTACCAGCACCCGCTTACCCACTTTCTCGATATGACCGAAGGCCACATTCGCCAGCCAGTTAATACCGATATGAATATTGCTGTCCGCCGCCTCGCGACCGGCGATATCCAGGTCGCGCCCCTGCGGAGCACCACTGCCGACAAACACCGCGTCGTAGTCTTTTTCCAGCAGGGCTTTCAGGCTGTCGACATAGTGATTGAAGTGCGTCACTACACCCATATTCAAAATAAAGCCGACTTCCTCGTTCAACACACTTTCCGGCAAGCGGAACGCGGGAATCTGGCTGCGCATAAAACCGCCGCCCGCAGGTTGCTCATCGTAGAGATCAATGCTGTATCCCAGCGGCATCAAGTCTCGCGCGACCGTCAGCGAGGCGGGGCCGCCGCCTACCAGCGCAATGCGTTTGCCATTTTTCTTCTTGGGAATATCCGGCAGCCGCGACGAAATATCGTCTTTCATATCTGCCGCTACACGCTTGAGTCGGCAGATCGCAACGGGCTCTTCCTCTACCCGCCCCCGGCGACACGCCGGCTCGCAGGGCCGGTCACAGGTACGCCCCAACACCCCCGGGAAAACATTGGATTCCCAGTTGATCATATAGGCATCGGTATAACGCTGTGCGGCAATGAGGCGAATGTATTCCGGTACCGGCGTGTGAGCCGGACAGGCATATTGGCAATCTACAACCTTGTGGAAGTATTCCGGGTTCTTGACGTCGGTCGGCTTCAATGCGTCCCCTCTCTTATGCTGCGCCAATTATTGTTATGGCAGGTCAGTGAGCAGACAAAATGTCTGCGCAAATTACAGCACAGCAAAGAGCAAAATTCACCAGCTAAATGGCGACATTTCCATGTCTAAAAAGCGACAGCCAATATCTTGAACCAAAAAAAAGCCGACCCGAAGGTCGGCATGCATGGAGCACTGCCAACAGGAGAACTCCTAGAAGCTGTATTTAATTTCCGCGCCGTACACCACGCCTTTGTTAAGTGGCGCGAAAGACGCCCCAGGACCACCGAAAGCGGCTGGCAACTGAGTGTCATTCCCGTGGGTCACTTCGTCTTTTAGATTCTTCCCGAAGATCGTGTAAGTAAACCCGCCTTTGGTGTTATAGCTGATTGCGGCATCAACCATATCGGCGGAATTCAGCACACCCAGGTTATCATCGGTATAGGCAGAGGGGTCACGATGATTGTAGCCAACCCGCGCGCTAATCATATCGCCGTCATTAACGTCGTACTGCCACGTCAAGCTGGTGCCATATGTCCACTGTGCCAACCGGGGAAGTGCAAGGCTTTTGTCTTTCCCATCAACCACCCCATCTCGATTCAAGTCCTGAAGAACCTTATCGTAATCTCCATCAAGGTAGCCGGCGTTCATAGACAGAACGAAATGGTCACCGAGACCTGCGAGGAGTTCAAACTCCGCCCCGGTAATTGTTGCATCGGCAGAGTTCACAATCACTTGTGCAACCCCTGAGGTGGCAGACGCGAAGTTTACTTCCCGCTGCATATCTTTTATTTCATTCTGGAATACAGCTGCGTTGATCCGTAACCGCCCGTCAAAGGCATCCACTTTCACACCCAGCTCAAGAGAGTCTTGTTTCTCTTCATCGAAAGGTCCGGGACTGGCAGTCGGCAAAGTATTTCGCTGATTGTAACCACCAGAGCGAAAACCTTGGCTATAACTTGCGTAAACCTGCGTCGCCTCAAACGGATACCACTGTATACCTATTTTGGGAGAGACATTGCTCCACGTTTCTTCATCGGTGAAATCATACGACGTACATTCTCGTCGGTCGGCATTACACCCATTCAAGATCGGACTTGGAGGTGTTGTGATGCTGGCGATCTTGGCGTCCTTTTTCTCTTTCGTGTAGCGCAACCCTACCAGCAAAGACAAATTATCTTTGAGTCTGTAGTCAAGAGCCGTAAATGCGCCATAGGTGTTTGTTACTTGGTCACCACCGCCAGTGGTGTCTACCAGACCACCGCTCAAAATTCGTCTCTCGATATAGAGCAAGTCTTGCCTGAAGTAATAAAGACCTGCAGTTACGTCATAACGATCATTGAGAACGATATTGTAACGAAGCTCATTACTGAACTGCTCCGCCTCCATGTACGTAGCAGCATGGAACCCAGGCACAGGTAAAGCATCGATGTCCGACACCGCATAGGTATTCAGGTCTTTCCAACCAAAGATATTCGTCAGGCGCCCCTCGCCAACATCGCGAACATGCTCCAACGAGAGTCGATCCCACTCAATGGTGTAACTGCCCTCTTCATCAATAGCAAAATCGAAAGTATCGCGATCAAACAAGGCATGGTTTTGCCCTGCAGGCCCGTCGCCATCACCACTGCTTTGTTCGTACTTGAGCGTGGTTTCTGCATTGGCATCACCGGCATGCAAATAAGTCAGGCCACCTCGGACGATGCGCATATAGGATTCGCCGAAGTCATCATTGTCGTTAGCCCGGTTTTCGAAATAGCCACCGTCTTTATTGAAGTACACCGCGAATTTACCCAGCAGTTTGCCTTCAACGAGAGACCCCGAGGTTGAAAGAGAGATATAGCGATTATTACCCGATTCGATAGACGCCCGCGCTTTCAGCCTGAACTCTTCCGTCGGATCAGTAGTACGCACCAGAACCGCACCACCTGTTACATTTCGCCCGAACAGAATGCCCTGCGGGCCACGCAGCACCTCGATACCTTCCATATCGAACTGGTCGAAGACGACACCGGAATTCGTGCCTTGATATACACCGTCAATGAACACACCCACGGTAGGGTCGATACTGGGGATCGAGCTGTTTACACCCAGCCCACGGAACGAGAAATTAGCCACCCCTTTGGCCGTACCAACATCGTCCATCGAGACGTTTGGCATGGTGTAAGACAAGCTCTGCAAGTCCCTCACAAAAAGGGCCTCTAATTGATCTTCACCGAATGCAGTAGCCGCTATG comes from Spongiibacter tropicus DSM 19543 and encodes:
- a CDS encoding 2-oxoacid:acceptor oxidoreductase subunit alpha — protein: MKRIEAVNDFVIKFANVNGTGSASANNMFAKALFRMGLPVSPKNIFPSNIQGLPTWYEVRVNEKGFLGRRGGVDMMVCVNPQSMAKDIQELEPGGYFLYDSSKPLDLRLMRSDVQFIGIPLRDLCQREFSDPRQQQLFRNVIYVGALSALLDIEFDVLTTLVSDQFRGKEKLITPNVRALELGYHYARDNFECPLGIRVERRDAVGDQILLDGNTAVALGAIYGGASVAAWYPITPSTSVVDAFDKYCRRLRIDPASGNKHYAIVQAEDELAAIGMVIGASWNGARSFTATSGPGISLMSEFLGLAYFAEIPCVLVNVQRAGPSTGMPTRTQQSDIMACAYASHGDTKHVLLFPSTPAECFDMGAEAFDLAEQLQTPVIIMNDLDLGMNDSMSPPLKWDDSREYQRGKVYTSEQLEAMSERFGRYLDSDGDGIPYRTYPGTHPEKGAFFTRGTSRDEYAVYTEDSAAYEYNMQRLLKKWDTAKTYVPDAEVIGQGSKVGVIYFGTSRDATLEAVAALSDSGITVDSLRLRAFPFDASVDKFIAEHDTLFLVEQNRDAQMRTLLVNELLISPRSLIPILNYGGMPITARQIEKEIRQQLDENKVQPLRAAKENG
- a CDS encoding FAD-dependent oxidoreductase; translated protein: MKPTDVKNPEYFHKVVDCQYACPAHTPVPEYIRLIAAQRYTDAYMINWESNVFPGVLGRTCDRPCEPACRRGRVEEEPVAICRLKRVAADMKDDISSRLPDIPKKKNGKRIALVGGGPASLTVARDLMPLGYSIDLYDEQPAGGGFMRSQIPAFRLPESVLNEEVGFILNMGVVTHFNHYVDSLKALLEKDYDAVFVGSGAPQGRDLDIAGREAADSNIHIGINWLANVAFGHIEKVGKRVLVLGGGNTAMDCCRTARRLGGEDVRVVVRSPFEEMKASPWEKEDAQHEGIPIYDNHVPKAFLIENSRLVGMRFEKVKAVYDSGRRELIPTGEPPVDMACDDVLIAIGQENAFPWIERDIGIEFGKWELPEVDAVTFQSTNPKVFFGGDAAFGPENVITAVAHGHQAAISIDLFCNGESLTDRPLPGVSLVSQKMGIHEWSYDSGIETDTRYVVPQAELDKTLSDRRLEVELGFDATTAFNEAQRCLNCDVQTVFSEKLCIECDACIDICPTDCLTFAVNDEEDPEDALRQVLKMPANNNEQSLYVSDDLRTGRAMIKDENVCLHCGLCAERCPTAAWDMQKFYYSVTKAGQGV
- a CDS encoding TonB-dependent receptor yields the protein MRNKPLVTAIRLLSAVAAGSMLSLPAIAQNKSVLLEEVLVTGTKKAEAEKLQDVPIAATAFGEDQLEALFVRDLQSLSYTMPNVSMDDVGTAKGVANFSFRGLGVNSSIPSIDPTVGVFIDGVYQGTNSGVVFDQFDMEGIEVLRGPQGILFGRNVTGGAVLVRTTDPTEEFRLKARASIESGNNRYISLSTSGSLVEGKLLGKFAVYFNKDGGYFENRANDNDDFGESYMRIVRGGLTYLHAGDANAETTLKYEQSSGDGDGPAGQNHALFDRDTFDFAIDEEGSYTIEWDRLSLEHVRDVGEGRLTNIFGWKDLNTYAVSDIDALPVPGFHAATYMEAEQFSNELRYNIVLNDRYDVTAGLYYFRQDLLYIERRILSGGLVDTTGGGDQVTNTYGAFTALDYRLKDNLSLLVGLRYTKEKKDAKIASITTPPSPILNGCNADRRECTSYDFTDEETWSNVSPKIGIQWYPFEATQVYASYSQGFRSGGYNQRNTLPTASPGPFDEEKQDSLELGVKVDAFDGRLRINAAVFQNEIKDMQREVNFASATSGVAQVIVNSADATITGAEFELLAGLGDHFVLSMNAGYLDGDYDKVLQDLNRDGVVDGKDKSLALPRLAQWTYGTSLTWQYDVNDGDMISARVGYNHRDPSAYTDDNLGVLNSADMVDAAISYNTKGGFTYTIFGKNLKDEVTHGNDTQLPAAFGGPGASFAPLNKGVVYGAEIKYSF